A single Lactuca sativa cultivar Salinas chromosome 8, Lsat_Salinas_v11, whole genome shotgun sequence DNA region contains:
- the LOC111914297 gene encoding uncharacterized protein LOC111914297: protein MHRVGIAGSASNSVRPRKEKRFTYVLNDTDDTKHCAGVNCLAVLKPSKPDNSSYLFTGSRDGTLKRWALTDEDATCSATFESHVDWVNDAVLVGGNTLVSCSSDTTVKTWDSFSNGTCTRTFRQHTDYVTSLAAAEKNSNIVASGGLGGEVFIWDLEAALAPLTKSSEAADEDRPGGTNGSGSLLPVTSLRTISSNNNITLQTNAPQGYVPIAAKGHKESVYALAMNDTGTLLVSGGTEKAVRVWDSRSGSKMMKLRGHTDNIRALLLDSTGRFCLSGSSDSMIRLWDLGQQRCVHSYAVHTDSVWALASTPTFSHVYSGGRDLSLYLTDLSTRESILLCTKEHPIQQLAMHDDGIWVATTDSSVHRWPAEAQNPQKVFHRGGSFLAGNLSFSRARASLEGSTPVPVYKEPIFSIKGIPGIVQFEIMNNRRHVLTKDNAGCVKLWEITRGVVIQDYGQVSFEKKKEELFEMVSIPAWFTIDSRLGNLSVHLDTPQCFSAEMYSVDLNITEKAEDDKVNLARETLKGLLAPWLSKKKHKFGPQSLANGEVPPVRDRDRDVSSRSITLSKVEVDGNSENDSSVYPPFDFSTVSPPSIITEGSQNGPWRKKITEMDSTEDEKDLPWWVLDCVLHNRLPPREHTKCSFYLQPYEGSTAQTVTQGKLSAPRILRIHKVVNYVVEKLVLDKPMESLAIDGAFATGDGSFRSGMIKPWQKLKPSIEILCNNQVLTPDMSLATVRTYIWKKTEDLVLNYRIVSGR from the exons ATGCACCGTGTGGGTATTGCAGGCAGTGCCTCCAATTCAGTTCGTCCTCGCAAGGAGAAAAGATTTACATATGTATTAAATGATACAGATGACACAAAG CATTGTGCAGGTGTGAATTGTTTGGCTGTATTAAAGCCATCAAAACCAGACAACTCAAGTTACCTCTTCACAGGGAGCCGAGATGGAACATTAAAAAGATGGGCATTGACAGATGAGGATGCTACATGCTCAGCTACCTTTGAGTCTCATGTTGATTGG GTCAATGATGCAGTCCTTGTAGGAGGGAATACCCTTGTATCATGCTCCTCAGATACTACAGTCAAG ACATGGGATTCTTTTTCTAATGGAACTTGCACAAGGACTTTTCGCCAACACACAGATTATGTCACTTCTCTTGCTGCAGCAGAAAAAAAT AGCAATATTGTTGCATCTGGTGGATTGGGTGGTGAAGTGTTCATATGGGATCTTGAAGCAGCACTTGCTCCCCTCACCAAGTCCAGCGAGGCAGCTGACGAGGATCGTCCAGGTGGCACCAATGGGTCAGGAAGTTTACTACCAGTTACTAGCTTACGTACAATAAGCTCAAACAACAATATTACATTGCAAACAAATGCACCTCAAGGATATGTTCCTATTGCTGCTAAAGGACATAAAGAGTCTGTTTATGCATTAGCAATGAATGATACTGGAACTCTTCTTGTTTCTGGTGGAACAGAGAAG GCTGTGCGTGTTTGGGACTCAAGAAGTGGCTCAAAGATGATGAAGCTTAGAGGGCATACAGATAACATTAGGGCTTTGCTTCTTGACTCCACAGGAAG GTTTTGTTTATCAGGATCCTCGGATTCTATGATCAG atTATGGGATCTTGGACAGCAAAGATGTGTGCATTCATATGCAGTTCACACAGATTCTGTTTGGGCACTTGCTAGCACTCCTACATTCAGTCATGTGTATAGTGGTGGAAGAGATCTTTCT TTGTACTTAACGGATCTTTCAACAAGGGAGAGTATACTTCTTTGCACAAAAGAACATCCAATTCAGCAACTAGCAATGCATGATGATGGTATTTGGGTTGCAACAACAGATTCTTCTGTTCATAGATGGCCTGCTGAAGCTCAAAATCCTCAAAAGGTGTTTCATAGAGGTGGCTCTTTCCTAGCTGGCAACTTGTCTTTTTCAAGAGCTAGGGCTTCTTTAGAAGGATCTACTCCT GTTCCTGTTTATAAAGAACCAATATTCAGTATTAAAGGAATTCCAGGAATCGTGCAATTTGAAATTATGAACAACAGACGACACGTTTTAACCAAG GATAATGCTGGTTGTGTAAAGCTTTGGGAGATCACTAGAGGTGTTGTCATCCAAGACTATGGACAGGTGTCATTTGAAAAAAAGAAGGAAGAACTTTTTGAGATG GTCAGCATTCCCGCTTGGTTCACTATAGATAGTAGACTCGGAAACTTATCTGTCCATTTGGACACCCCACAGTGTTTTTCAGCAGAAATGTATTCTGTTGATCTTAACATCACCGAAAAAGCTGAGGACGATAAG GTTAATTTGGCAAGGGAGACACTGAAAGGACTATTGGCACCGTGGCTGTCTAAAAAGAAACATAAATTTGGTCCCCAAAGTTTGGCCAATGGGGAAGTGCCACCTGTCAGGGATAGGGATAGGGATGTTTCTTCTAGAAGCATTACACTCTCAAAAGTTGAAGTAGATGGAAACAGTGAAAACGATTCTTCAGTTTACCCTCCGTTTGACTTTTCAACTGTATCCCCACCTTCTATTATTACTGAGGGCTCACAAAATGGTCCATGGAGGAAAAAAATTACTGAAATGGATTCTACAGAAGATGAAAAAGATTTAccttggtgggtccttgattgtGTTTTACATAATCGTTTGCCCCCTAGGGAACACACCAA GTGCAGTTTTTATTTACAGCCGTATGAAGGGTCAACGGCTCAAACTGTGACACAAGGGAAGCTTAGTGCACCTCGTATCTTAAGAATACATAAG gtTGTTAATTATGTGGTGGAAAAGCTGGTTCTTGATAAACCAATGGAGAGCTTGGCGATTGATGGAGCTTTTGCCACTGGAGATGGATCTTTTAGATCTGGAATGATAAAACCATGGCAAAAACTTAAGCCTTCAAtagaaattttatgcaataaTCAG gTCTTGACACCTGACATGAGCTTAGCTACTGTTCGTACTTATATATGGAAAAAAACCGAAGATCTTGTTCTCAATTACCGAATTGTTTCCGGAAGATGA